TAATGTAAATGAAAAGCAAccttcatttttaagtaaaaatcataacatcatttttttaaactacaaatgGGACCCTCATTATATaggaaaatgaagtaaatagCAAATTCTTATGTCTAGATAATTATTTACCATAATTAATGAGTGTGACTTGAAGCTCTCAAATTAATTTCAACTCAAGTAAAGACAATCAAGCTACTGGAGTTATTTCTTCATCTGAATCATTTGATTCACCTTTTAGTTCCGATTCCTCTAAATTTTGTCTATAGTTAAAATAGTTTTCCTCTTGCCCTTCTTAGGAACTGCATCATTAGCACAgaactttcttattttaatgtttgGCAATTTCTTCAGATAAAAATCCCATTCCCTAAAAGTTTTCAGATTGCTTGCATTTAAAATGTCTGGGATCTCAAGGCCATATCCTTCATACTGCTGTTGCTCACGCTCCACCGGCTGCTTGATAACTGCTTCCTGGGAAAAGTGCCACCTTCCCCTCCTGTCTTTGATGCTGTTATGTAACTCGATCTGCTCCAGCTCACTGCTAAATCTATTTAATACCTTTCAACTAATTTACAAGCATCTTTCTTTGAATACCCCGATTTTTTTGGATCCTCGATTTTTTTGGATGATTCTGAAACCACTGCAGTTTTTCACCAATAAGATTGAGACGTAAGGCCTTTTCattcttcaacttttctttttttttttttcctgtttgtgggCCTCTCTCAGTAATCTGAGCTGCTTTTCTACTATATGGatggatgacttttttttttttttctgtactgtaCTTTTTCCCTTTGGATCTTTAGGCATGGTGGCGTCCGGGAGGCTGCGGGGAGCCCCCGCACTCCAGACCCCACAATCACCCACCCAATCCACAGCAGCGAACACCCGCACTCCAGCCCGAACACACGTGGTGCAGCGGGAGTCACAAAACTTCTTGATCAGTATAATAAAGATACTGAAGACAGCAGCAGACATAATTTATGAATTATACAGAGTTCGGAGATTGAATCACATAGCTAGCGTGGAAGGGATACAAAAGTACATTTCCATCACAAATCCAGATTCCTACTCTTCTTGCCAATCTTTTCTCATGTCAGAATATTATGGAATAACAATGTGAAGAAATACCCATGTACAAATATTAAAGAGTACAAGTGGAATCACAGTTATTTGGTGACTTTGAGGATGTCTTGATAAATAGCAAAGCAGGTCCTGAGAGGTTTATGTGGTTTTGATGAACTTCTGGGTAACTGGTCAGACTGAGTGCCATAAAATAATGCCCACACTTGGACACAGTGGATACAATAGCAAAGAAATCCAAACTGATGCAGCTTTAATATATCCTGATGTCTAATTTAAAGACCACAAGAGTCCTGAATTATAAGGATAGCTGAGAATTGTGGCATTtataatataaacaaatcaaTGATTAGTAGTGATGTGATAATTATGACACTACCCTTATGAGAAAGAAACATGAACATGACACAAAAATAAACGTGACACTTtcaggtaatttaaaaaaatataactgtgtacaatttaatttcattcagagaaaaatatacattgaaaaaaaGTTATAGATCAAAATAGATACAAACTCTGGATTCAGACTGCTTACTTAATTTCAAAACTTGTCTTTATCCCATATTGATCGACTCTGGGAAAATTACTCAAATtggtattagtctgttttctcaACTTTAATTGGAGATTATCCTAATATCATTTCTATATCATAGAGTATTTGGTATTAAATGGTTAATACATGAAAGCATTTATAGCACTGCCTGGCCCTCAATAAATATATCTTATTATTAAAACTAATTATCtccatataatgggggatgggaggggttagcattagctttagggttaggtttagggttagggataaggagagtggtaagaatgaaggaaagaaggactgtataaagggaaaagaggggtgtgaggggtgggggggaaggaaaaaaaaataatcaaacatcattgccctatgtaaacgtatgattacacaaatggtatgccttgactctatgtacaaatagagaaacaacatgtatcccatttgtatacaataataataaaaaaaactaattgCCTCAAAATGCATAAGTTATTTTTGAGAAGTATGAATACCAGTGCCttcttacttctttttaaattttatatgatcCTATTCCTATTAcatttccataaagaaaaaagtattgatttttattttttgaagtttttgcaGTTTATTAATCACGCTCATGAAAAATTTGCACACTTACTGAAGAAAATGTCATCACAGAATCTTCCCTGCTTTAGCTTTTTACCAGCACCAACATGTGCCTTCGCAGTCCTGCTGAgcttcttccttctgttcttaTGTTCCTTTTGCTGTTCTCTTGAGGTCTTTTTCTTCTCATACAGGTTATGTCTTGCCAGTCTATAgttaagttcatttttctttgaaaaatccaAGAAAACATAAATCATGTCAAAGTCAGTTTCTTTGCCACCTCCAAAATAAGTTCTGAATCCAAACACAAAGGTAATGCCTGGTGTGGTTTTGTACATTTTGGCTACCTTTCCCTGAACTTCTGTCTTAGGTGCTGCTGCCTTCCCAGGGTGAAGGACATCAAAGACCATTTCTTTCCTCTGAAGTAGCTGGTTGGTCCTGTGCTTCCTGGTCTGGATAGTTGCTGTGTCATTCATGTTGGGACCAATCCTTAGGAAGCCAGGGAGGAAAAGAGACAGAAGTACtgacttttaaagaaagaaacctgCTTTGGTTATTCAGGGAGATCTGTGTAAATTCaaatcaaaaagttatttttgtcaTATTCCTCCTTATTCATTTGTCTTCTGGTAGATTAATGCTAAAAATCCGATTCATGGCACAAAATTTGATGACTGCCTTCTGGCTTCACTTTAGCAAATTAGAACTCTCATACTCATGTCTTAAAAGGATATTTCTTGGGGTTTTATGTGGATCAAATAAGAGATCACATGTACTATGTTTGTAAAATCACAGTACATTACCAATGTCAGTCATTTTTTGATTATTATCTTATTAACATGTCCACTGTACTCTTCTCCAGCAGCCTCCACAGCTGTAATCTTGTCTTTGTTTGCTCACTTTTTCCTCCTGATGTCACTGTTATGGCTTTTCCTCAATAAAAGAAGATgcgggtctggggttgtggctcagtggcagagtgcttgcctagcatgtgtgaggcactgggttcgagtctcagcacctcatattaataaatgaataaaataaaaggcctaTAAGCAGATCTCAAATGAATACATCTCCCTCCCAACTCTAGCAGCATTCTGCCTTACCTGGTgtctctgctttgctttctgatgCCAGAGAGAATGACTTCAATGCGGCAGCCATCTGCCTTCTTCAGAGGCCAGGCCTCCAGCTCAGGCAGCTTGTTTCATCCCATTGAACACAATTTTTAGATGTATTATTGCCAGgggtaaaatgaaagaaaggagtcATTTTGGGTCCTGGGAAGAAATGTAAGATCAGGTCCACCAAGGTGTTTCGACTCTTGGAACTTGAACGAATTTGCTGAAGACTGGTCAGTGTGGCCCATTCTTTGGGTCTCAAAGGCAGAGTCTCTGAAGCTCAGAAACACTGTCTAGTTCAGCAGGCTGGATCTCTCTTGGATCAAAAGCCTCCTCCACCATGGGCAACAGTTCCATGTGTCTGGGCTTAGGTGGGAGGAGAGCCAGCCCCTGACTCTTGGTTAAGGACATATGAACATTAAAGCAGAACTGTCCAGGAGTATATTGAGGCACAAATAAAACTTCCTGGATAccacagagaaattaaaaagatgcaCCAAAATTAATTTGTATCATCTGTTAGTTCAATACATCAAagtatcatttcaacatgtaatcaacaTCAAATTATTCCCAaggtattttgattcattttttttcacaataaGTCTTGGGAATTTTATGTGACTTTTATACTTAGGACACATATCAGGTTGGACTAGCCACATTTTGAGTGCTCAGTAGCCACACATGTAACTAGTGCTTACTATGTTAGTGCACCTCTGAGGCATCTTAGGTTATCCTTGGTCATGGGAGTGTGGTGAGTTAGGCTTAGTATACTGGGAGCTTTCATTAGTAATCTTGAATAAATAACTTATTGTGTgttcttcattctctctctctctctctctctctttctcgctctctttttttttgtttgttttttttttacctctgtcTTCTTCCTCCAAAGAATGCTTGAATTTCAAAACATGGGTTTTAGAGAGGAGGTAGACATAAAATCCTGGAGGCAGCCAAAGAAACCAGGAGAATCTTTTTCTACTTCCGATGCAGTTAGATCAGGCCATCCTGAGAAAAGGGGCACAATGGAATTAGTATTGATGCTGTTCCTGGTCGAGTGCCATGGAATGGATAAAGGTTTGAGAGGATGGGAAAGGAGCTTTGTTGGGAGCTGACAGAGTTCTGTGGTCTAGTCTCTAATTTCATTGATGGTGGGATGTAGACCAGTAGATTTGAGTTTTTAAACACAGAACTCTTGAGCAGTCAAAACTTCTTAAACTCCAGTCACGTACCAAGTGATATAGTTAGTACTGAAGATCCACAGATGTATAAGATAagatcatttttgttgttgttgtttttaagaaactTCTGGCTTATGAAAATACAGATGTGTTAATAATACCAATCAAAGTAGGTGCTAAGAGAGGGAAGCATATGATACCAAAGAAGCACATAGGAGTGTTATACTGAGAGTAAAGGGTTGGTGTGAAATGAAAGAGAATGTTTCacagaaactgatttttttaagtacagggaactgaacccaggaccctgcacatactaccactaagctatatccccagccctggaagctGACATTTCAGCTCAGCTTTGAGTACTGAAATTCTTTAGACAAGGTGGGAGGGTGGTGGAAGATGGTTACCTGTAGAAGGAGTGGTATGCGGAAGGCCCTAATGCCCAACTGAGCATAGAATGAATGTGGGGTCCTGCAAGGAGATGATGTTAGATATGCAGGCACTTATATACATATGCTATGGAGGTGGAATTGGATCCTTCAGGGGAGAACCAATGCTTAAGGATGGAATGCAAGGAAGTGATATAATAAGATTTGCAGTTTTGAAAATTTGGTATCTTTAGGCTGAGGTTCTGGGCTGTTGAATTATTTGATGCCTTAATTAagctccctctcttttcctccaaTGCATTGTAAACTCTCCAGTTAACTTTAAGAAGGTGAATTAAAATTAGTTGTATTGTCAGGATCTTCTGAGAATTCCATAATTCCCTTTGGACATACTTCCAGGGTGTCATAGTCTTAGAAAATCATGGCAGGAAACCTCTGTGTAAACTAAGGTCACCAGAATTTAAAGCTGATTAATGGCCTGATGTTTCACTTGGGTTGGCATTCAATTGTAATCATATTTTGTTTCCAATCGTATGTGCCCATACTGAACTTCTGAACTTTTCATAAGTCTTACAGCCACAAATAGTAGAACAATTGTCTGGAGTTCTATCATGTGTTTGGCATCTGAACACAGATGccaaacttaaaaacttaaaaagtaataataataaaaaagtaacattaacaagtaaaaaaaaataaaaggagttttaaatattaagaaaataatcattaaCACATTAATTGTACACATTAATGGAATTCACTTTCATTTCCATACATGCTTAGATTATACATTGATCACATgaccaataaaaacatttttaaggtacatcaaagaaacattttttaaaggtgttccaataactacaaaataaaagaaaaaaaaatgaaaaaaaaaaacgaaaaaaaaaaccaaaaagcaaacaaaaaaagtaataataataacaccaaTAATAATTCCCTTACTCAGGTCCTGTGCTGATAGCATATTTCCCTGGGGACTTTCCCCCTATTGTTTACAGAATTATGACAAAATCTGTGTTAAATGTCATGTAGTTTTTCATGAGCCCGAGAAATGGTATGTAATTAAATGCACTACATTCTTAgtaattaaatatagaaaaaaaaaccatatactatattttagaaatatagaaatCAAGAATTCAGAACatgaaaattcctcagaaaatgtgtgATTTGAAAAATGTGGTGGGGCTTCCATGGCAATGACCTGGTTTATTTCAGAGCCAGTGAATTTGGAGGATCATCTCTCCATCACATGCCCATACTGAAACAGTGAGGCAGCTCGGTGGGTCTCTGTGGCTGTGGGTGGTAGGTGCAGCCTTCCCCACCAGATGTTAATTTCTGGTGGTCATCAGTCTTGCATGCCATAGATCTGAAGGGCAGACAGGGGTCAAGTCAGACGAAGAGTCGGAACCACCAGCAGCATGCGTGAAGAGCCAGCCTTTCATGCTGAGGATAAAGAGAAAGCaacaataatgaagaaaacacTGAAACCTCTTTGAAGGGAAATGTGGCTACATTGACCAAAAAAAAGTGCTCACACTTTTCTACTCAACAGTTtcactttcaatatttttcaaatgtctaTGAACACTAATAATTTTTCAGCAGTGCTTGTCGTAATTGGATTCTAGAAACAAATAGTAGTCCATTAATAAGCAACTGATTCAAAAAATCATGGTGTGTATATTCAGAGAATGGGAAACAACATAGCGCTGTTGGCATacaccggtaatcccagtgactctggaggctgaggcaggaggatcgaagttcaaagccagcttcagcaaaagtgaggtgctaagcaactcagtgagaccctgtctctaaataaaatacaaaagataggactgggatgtgcctcagtggtcgagtgccctgagttcaattcctggcacccctccccagccccccaaaagaAGAATTGAGATAGATGTAGATATCTTGATAAGGAGCAATGTTTAAGAGATAGTACCAAGCGAAATAAGAGAATGGTGTGctgtcatttgtttaaaaatgtgtttatacatatatttgtgaATGCACAGATATTTCTCCATAAACTATAATAGTGTTTCCCTTGAGGAGAACTGAATTTCTTGGGAGGGAAAtagctatttttattgtttattataaaatatcatttatttttatttattatataaatattataatgctattataaataaataataattatagattgctattattttttttctttattttaattgtaaacaaatgggatacatgttgtttctctatttgtacatggagtcaaggcataccatttgtataatcataaatttacatagagtaatattgtttgattcattctgttattatttttccttccccccacccctcccacctctcttttccctctatacagtccttccttcttccattcttgcccctctccctaaccctaaccctaacgctaaccctaaccctaaccctaacccctcccaccccccattatatgtcatcatccgcttatcagcgagatcattcctcctttggttttttgagattgacttatctcacttagcatgatattctccaatttcatccatttgcctgcaaatgccataattttatcattctttatgactgagtaatattccattgtatatatatgccacagtttctttatccattcatcaactgaagggcatctagtttggttccacaatctggctattgtgaattgagcagcaattaacattgatgtggctgtatctctatagtatactgattttaagtcctttgggtataggccgaggagtgggatagctgggtcaaatggtggttccattccaagctgtctgaggaatctccatactgctttccagagtggaagGAGCAGGTTGTATGTAGTACTTACATTTTCtcagtgtggtttttttttttttttttttttttttttttttttttttttgctataggaaattctttcattttaaaaaattaattagataCAAAATGAGAGCCCATGGTCCTTGgagtattttaagtaaaaaagataaagacaatAAGAACCTTTGCATGAAAGAGCTTAAAGTGTTATAAACTCtcacttttatttcatattcttttaaagaaagattgAAGTAGTTGTTAGTCTGTTAGTCTGTCTGGTAGTTGTTAGTCCATTTATCAGTATTTTGCAACATGACCTAATACCTCCCTGATACCTTGAAATTGGGTGTGGTTAAAAGATTATACCTAAATGCCCAGAGATGTGTGAGTGACTGCAATATATGCAATTGCCATATGTAATATATGGAGTTTTAAAAGCTAGCATGTGATCTTCTGAAGAAGGATGGTGAGCTTCTATTAGCAAGGACAGAAAGTGAAGGACAGCAAGAACAGCATAAGTGAAGTCACAGTGGTTAGGAGTTGATGTTATAGACCTAAAAATAGGTGAAATAGagcaattaaataatattttccagttataaagaagaataaaatgatggcatttgaaagtaaatggatggaattggagaatatcattctaagtgaaataagtcaatcccaaaaagtcaaaggctgaatgttttccctgataagtggatgatgatacataatgggattGGGGGAGTAGGGGGTAAGACAAGAATGTtgaaactttggattatgtaaagggaaatgagaagggggatggggtggggttaTGAAAGATttatggaatgagacagacattattaccctatgtacatgtatgatttcgtGAATGGTGTCAATCTATAttatgtacaaacatagaaacgaaatgatgtaccccatttgtgtacaatgagtcataatgcagcctgtaaaaataaaaaagaatttgtttctgcatgaagagagagcttaaAGAATGGGAATATTTTGCCACctgtacttcagatagaacattaatctccagaatatataaagaactcagaaaacttaacaccaaaaccctCCAAATAagccaaccaataaatgggcaaataaccaggacagacacttcacagaaaaagatatataattgatcaacaaggatatatattatatgaaaaaatgttcaatatctctatcaattatataaatgcaaattaaactacactgagatttcatctcactatagtcaaaatagcaattatcaagaatacaagtagcaataaatgttggcgaggatgtagggaaaaagacatacattgttggtggtactgcaaattggtgcaaccactctggaaagcagtatggcgattcctcagaaaacctggaatgaagCCACCATTTA
The Sciurus carolinensis chromosome 2, mSciCar1.2, whole genome shotgun sequence DNA segment above includes these coding regions:
- the LOC124976411 gene encoding 40S ribosomal protein S24-like — encoded protein: MNDTATIQTRKHRTNQLLQRKEMVFDVLHPGKAAAPKTEVQGKVAKMYKTTPGITFVFGFRTYFGGGKETDFDMIYVFLDFSKKNELNYRLARHNLYEKKKTSREQQKEHKNRRKKLSRTAKAHVGAGKKLKQGRFCDDIFFSKCANFS